One part of the Vicia villosa cultivar HV-30 ecotype Madison, WI linkage group LG6, Vvil1.0, whole genome shotgun sequence genome encodes these proteins:
- the LOC131611690 gene encoding F-box/kelch-repeat protein At3g23880-like, with the protein MNLIPTCHRRSPVYLPEELIAEVLSILPVKSLLQLRCVSKSWKSLISNPIFVKQHLNRSTRNANLTLVSSFLNEGVAAFCLLEKPPITVNLSYDPYHQLKDKDHTFVIGSCNGLICFLGLSFFNEHTEMRLRVWNPATRAISEKLGFSSYDNASHPPTLIFGYDDSTGTYKVAYFISHTTQVRVFSLGHNVWRNIQNSPLDHDCIMNVVQLSGSFIWLANHNYIGKKIVIVSLNLGTEIHTQLLPPPSFDDEPIINPNLSVLKDCLCFSHDFNQTHFVIWQMKEFGVEDSWTQFLKISYRNNLQIDCPFNEFRHNLLPLCLLEKNDTLLLTDAYQRHIILYNWRDNRVKRINQSWPFHNYVESLVWYC; encoded by the coding sequence ATGAATCTCATCCCAACATGTCACCGTCGCTCGCCGGTATATCTCCCGGAAGAACTTATTGCCGAAGTGCTTTCGATTCTTCCCGTCAAATCACTCCTGCAACTGAGATGTGTCAGTAAGTCATGGAAGTCACTCATCTCCAATCCCATCTTTGTCAAACAACACCTTAATCGATCTACACGGAATGCCAACCTCACACTtgtctcttctttcttgaatgagGGTGTGGCAGCTTTTTGTTTGTTGGAGAAACCTCCAATCACTGTCAATCTTTCCTATGATCCTTATCATCAATTGAAAGATAAGGATCACACGTTTGTAATTGGTTCCTGCAATGGATTGATATGTTTCTTAGGTCTTTCTTTCTTCAATGAGCATACAGAGATGCGTCTTCGTGTTTGGAATCCCGCCACCCGGGCAATATcagaaaaattagggttttccagcTATGACAACGCAAGTCATCCTCCTACTTTGATATTTGGTTATGATGATTCAACCGGCACTTATAAGGTGGCCTATTTCATATCTCATACAACACAGGTAAGAGTTTTTAGTTTGGGCCATAATGTTTGGAGAAATATTCAAAATTCTCCTCTGGATCATGATTGCATAATGAACGTTGTGCAATTGAGTGGTAGCTTCATTTGGTTGGCAAATCATAATTATATCggtaaaaaaattgtgattgtttCTCTTAATTTAGGCACCGAAATACACACTCAATTGTTGCCTCCTCCGAGTTTTGATGATGAGCCAATTATTAATCCAAATCTAAGTGTGTTAAAGGATTGTCTTTGTTTTTCTCATGATTTCAATCAAACTCATTTTGTTATATGGCAAATGAAGGAATTTGGAGTGGAAGACTCTTGGACTCAATTCCTTAAAATTAGTTATCGTAATAATCTTCAAATAGATTGTCCATTTAATGAATTCCGCCATAATTTGTTGCCACTATGCCTTTTGGAGAAGAATGATACACTGTTATTGACAGACGCATATCAACGTCATATAATTCTCTATAATTGGAGGGATAATAGAGTTAAAAGAATCAATCAATCTTGGCCGTTCCATAAttatgttgaaagtttggtttggTATTGTTGA